Proteins encoded in a region of the Abyssisolibacter fermentans genome:
- a CDS encoding PadR family transcriptional regulator codes for MNIQFKKGVLELCVLSILHRKDCYGYELVDMISRSITISEGTIYPLLRRLKKDGYVKTYLKESTEGPPRKYYMLTDTGIKMKKELSDEWYLFVNHVNNVLEGGIKNE; via the coding sequence TTGAACATACAATTTAAAAAGGGAGTGTTGGAATTGTGTGTGCTGTCTATACTTCATAGAAAAGACTGCTATGGATATGAACTTGTAGATATGATTTCTAGAAGCATAACAATTTCAGAAGGTACTATTTATCCTTTACTTAGAAGATTAAAAAAAGATGGATATGTCAAGACGTATTTAAAAGAATCTACTGAAGGACCGCCAAGAAAATATTATATGCTAACTGATACAGGTATAAAAATGAAAAAAGAACTATCAGATGAATGGTATTTATTTGTAAACCACGTTAATAATGTTCTAGAAGGAGGTATTAAAAATGAATAA